Proteins encoded in a region of the Fibrobacter sp. UWB15 genome:
- a CDS encoding polysaccharide ABC transporter ATP-binding protein, which translates to MTTAIEFENISKQYRLGLVSTGTLSHDLNRFWQTKVLRREDPYLKVGEVNDRAHKGESEYVWALKDINFKVEQGDVVGIIGRNGAGKSTLLKLLSRVTAPTTGTIRARGRIASLLEVGTGFHPEMTGRENIYMNGAIMGMSRAEITRKLDEIVDFSGCERYLDTPVKRYSSGMTVRLGFAIAAHLEPEILVVDEVLAVGDAEFQKKAIGKMQDVSRGEGRTVLFVSHNMAAVRTLCKRGIVLKKGTFAFDGDVENAISLYLEGVRTGTFAHTLVSDDVRVGGHNNKHRFDYLEVSMLNDPENMATEEPLKLRLKIKHNDWNQKSFQVGIFIANQSGQRVACCYTDPVTAPPNKEIFEALVSVPHHNLAKGFYTVDLKLSEFNYINYGTEYDQIAKVLAFEVNYVDEAHTKPFGNWIPNYGSSCMRDVSVELLEN; encoded by the coding sequence ATGACAACCGCGATCGAATTCGAGAATATCAGCAAGCAGTACCGCCTGGGGCTAGTGAGCACCGGGACGCTCAGCCACGACCTGAACAGGTTCTGGCAGACCAAGGTACTGCGCCGCGAGGACCCCTATCTCAAAGTAGGCGAAGTCAACGACCGCGCGCACAAAGGCGAAAGCGAATACGTCTGGGCTCTCAAGGACATCAATTTCAAAGTGGAACAAGGCGATGTCGTAGGCATCATCGGCAGGAACGGAGCTGGCAAAAGTACGCTCCTCAAACTCCTCAGCCGAGTGACCGCCCCCACCACCGGCACCATCCGCGCACGGGGCCGCATCGCAAGCCTCCTCGAAGTGGGCACCGGATTCCACCCCGAGATGACCGGCCGCGAGAACATCTACATGAACGGCGCCATCATGGGCATGAGCCGCGCCGAGATTACCCGCAAGCTCGACGAAATCGTAGACTTCAGCGGCTGCGAACGCTACCTGGACACTCCCGTGAAGCGCTACAGCAGCGGCATGACCGTACGCCTCGGGTTCGCCATCGCGGCACACCTGGAACCCGAAATATTGGTGGTGGACGAAGTGCTCGCCGTGGGCGACGCCGAATTCCAGAAAAAAGCCATCGGCAAGATGCAGGACGTAAGCCGCGGCGAAGGCAGAACAGTGCTGTTCGTGAGCCATAACATGGCGGCAGTCAGAACATTGTGCAAAAGAGGAATTGTTCTGAAAAAAGGCACTTTTGCTTTTGACGGAGACGTTGAAAACGCTATATCTCTTTACTTGGAAGGTGTGAGAACCGGAACTTTTGCACACACCTTAGTCAGTGACGATGTCCGCGTAGGCGGTCACAACAATAAGCACCGATTTGACTACCTTGAAGTATCCATGCTCAACGATCCCGAGAACATGGCAACAGAAGAACCTCTAAAATTGCGATTAAAAATTAAGCACAATGATTGGAACCAAAAGTCTTTCCAAGTTGGAATTTTTATTGCCAATCAAAGCGGTCAAAGAGTCGCATGCTGCTATACGGATCCAGTTACGGCCCCACCAAACAAGGAAATTTTCGAAGCGCTAGTTAGTGTTCCCCATCACAATTTGGCCAAAGGTTTTTATACGGTCGATCTTAAACTATCCGAATTCAACTATATTAATTACGGAACTGAATACGACCAAATAGCAAAAGTTTTGGCCTTTGAAGTTAATTATGTTGACGAAGCCCATACAAAACCGTTTGGCAACTGGATTCCAAATTATGGTAGCAGTTGCATGCGTGATGTATCGGTAGAATTATTGGAGAATTGA
- a CDS encoding phosphorylcholine transferase LicD: MLPIKLDLPKNFLDEEVRCGFTVSHKMKKVWAVELDLLNEFTRVCKKNSLQFFTDSGTTIGALRHQGFVPWDDDIDVVMMRDDYEKLRRIAKTEFKHPYFFQIEDTDPGSARGHIQLRNSETTGILKHELEHKYQFNQGIFIDIFPLDAVPDDDQLFKKQIELCEDLKQKMMQKRFLVEEYFLFKRWNFIAKFINKIRYNRFHNPQKFPVGYNFFFQKYDRAISQYNGERTNRVANLSLMPYQEHRLRWREDYKSFLIKPFEFMSVPVPVGYDRILSKVYGNWREPKHSPSGHGNIILDADQSYLYLIGGKHQV; this comes from the coding sequence ATGCTTCCTATAAAGTTAGATTTACCAAAAAATTTTCTTGATGAGGAAGTTCGATGCGGATTCACTGTATCACACAAAATGAAAAAAGTGTGGGCGGTAGAGCTAGACTTACTCAACGAATTTACCCGAGTTTGCAAAAAAAACAGCCTTCAATTTTTTACTGATTCTGGAACAACCATTGGCGCTCTTCGTCATCAAGGGTTTGTGCCATGGGACGACGACATAGATGTAGTTATGATGCGAGATGATTATGAAAAATTGAGGCGCATTGCAAAAACTGAATTCAAACACCCTTATTTTTTTCAAATTGAAGATACTGATCCAGGTTCAGCTAGAGGTCATATACAACTTCGCAATAGCGAAACAACTGGTATTTTAAAACACGAACTTGAGCACAAATATCAATTCAATCAAGGAATATTTATAGACATTTTCCCACTAGATGCCGTTCCTGACGATGACCAACTATTCAAAAAGCAAATAGAATTATGCGAAGATTTAAAACAAAAAATGATGCAAAAGAGATTTTTGGTAGAAGAGTATTTTCTGTTTAAACGATGGAATTTTATAGCTAAATTTATCAATAAAATTAGATACAATCGCTTCCACAACCCTCAAAAATTCCCTGTAGGATATAACTTTTTTTTCCAAAAATATGATCGAGCAATTTCTCAATACAATGGCGAACGCACAAATCGTGTTGCAAATTTGAGTCTTATGCCATACCAAGAACATAGATTAAGATGGAGAGAAGATTACAAGTCTTTTTTAATAAAGCCTTTTGAGTTTATGAGTGTGCCCGTTCCTGTAGGCTATGACAGAATTTTATCAAAAGTCTATGGTAATTGGAGAGAACCGAAGCATTCTCCATCAGGACATGGTAACATAATATTGGATGCAGATCAATCATATCTATATTTAATAGGGGGAAAACATCAGGTATGA
- a CDS encoding adenylyltransferase/cytidyltransferase family protein, with protein MTKVLTVGVFDLLHLGHVLLFKRARELGDFLIVAAQRDEFITKFKPNAKVVYDINERLFMINSIKYVDKSVAYTDISKLMYEVDFDIWAKGPDQNNFACQAFEQWCIKNGKTIIVLPRTEGVSSSSLREYLKDK; from the coding sequence ATGACAAAAGTACTTACGGTTGGTGTATTTGATTTGTTACATCTTGGCCATGTTCTATTATTCAAAAGAGCAAGGGAACTTGGAGATTTCCTCATTGTCGCAGCGCAAAGAGACGAATTTATAACAAAATTTAAGCCAAATGCAAAAGTAGTTTACGACATTAACGAACGTTTATTTATGATAAATTCAATAAAGTATGTTGACAAAAGCGTCGCGTACACAGATATAAGCAAGTTGATGTACGAAGTCGATTTTGATATTTGGGCGAAAGGTCCTGACCAAAACAACTTTGCTTGCCAAGCTTTTGAGCAGTGGTGCATAAAAAATGGTAAAACAATCATTGTTTTACCAAGAACAGAAGGCGTATCTTCTTCTTCGTTACGAGAATACCTCAAAGACAAATAG
- a CDS encoding class I SAM-dependent methyltransferase — protein MRIKKNIENINYDETQFFFQNRAKKYNSSYPYSVTMYQDSHPELTEKRNIQEVKKLRDLLRLDSSSRILDLACGIGRWAEQIDSNIDYYYGVDFASNLIEIAKKRITSEKKHFLTGAITNIQKVIPNKTFNRVLIIGALVYLNDNDIIQMFTQIEHLCESKCIICIREPIALEERLTLKDFFSEELASNYNAIYRTRPELINLLTPSLLENGFSISHEGFLFENETQLNNRKETSQYFFILQR, from the coding sequence ATGCGAATAAAGAAAAATATAGAAAATATAAACTACGACGAGACGCAGTTTTTTTTCCAGAATAGAGCTAAAAAGTATAATTCAAGCTATCCATATTCAGTCACAATGTATCAGGATTCACACCCTGAACTGACAGAAAAACGAAATATCCAAGAAGTAAAAAAATTAAGGGACTTATTAAGATTAGATAGTTCATCAAGAATTCTTGATTTAGCCTGCGGTATTGGACGATGGGCAGAGCAAATTGATTCAAACATCGATTACTACTATGGAGTTGATTTCGCAAGCAATCTCATTGAAATTGCCAAAAAAAGAATCACAAGTGAAAAAAAACATTTTTTAACCGGGGCAATTACAAATATTCAGAAAGTTATTCCAAACAAAACGTTCAATAGAGTTCTTATAATTGGAGCTCTTGTATATTTAAATGACAACGACATTATCCAGATGTTTACACAAATAGAACATCTATGTGAAAGCAAATGCATCATCTGCATTAGAGAACCTATTGCACTAGAAGAACGGTTAACTCTAAAAGACTTTTTTTCTGAAGAATTAGCGTCTAATTACAACGCAATTTACAGGACAAGGCCAGAACTAATAAATCTTCTAACGCCTTCTCTATTAGAAAACGGCTTTTCAATTTCGCATGAAGGGTTTCTTTTCGAGAATGAGACGCAGTTAAATAACCGAAAAGAGACTTCGCAATATTTTTTCATTTTGCAAAGATGA
- a CDS encoding glycosyltransferase yields the protein MILQNILFPKEDICKETELYYRHPSKQFGKKIILPPNQTISFDTYFNSFSIQKWKEYTVIQNLNLNLKVSGQCRISLYEATLIKDEVHTRLLLSKDKNSKENEITLSFPDVRNLHGICYFTITSDDGHCEIIDGFYGTEIDSKSINRVKIGIGICTYKREQFILKNLKAIQDAIFDNPESELHDNLEIIVSDNGETLQNYNYTHPKVKIFPNINAGGSGGFTRCMIEAIKAQENLNLTHFLLMDDDIVLDPAVLTRTYKLLQLLKSEHQDKLLGGAMLKIEKPNEQLEYGARRSSNLNKKWINQNNYNFNLSDFFYVLKNDLTHTFPPEYNAWWFCCIPFKLVKPNNLPLPLFIHGDDIEYGCRIGKKIILINGIVVWHSFQNKYTPSIVYYDSRNRLITSIIRDPSTSTTTYQLLKFILANYISFVCRYMYNDWDFFSFAIKDLCKGAKFFQEADPIQLHFSLMKSAETKRKTCEGLPRRFLSEERIEKTYPKMQDFTISQKILLMCSILNAFSPLGKWAPICTNNLCFQSLLGHNFIVWKNTENATEGIRLKKSPIKAIKAFVNMLALQILIMRKWNKIKKEYIAVAPELTSIDFWEHYLKLKKE from the coding sequence ATGATACTACAAAATATACTTTTCCCTAAAGAAGATATCTGTAAAGAAACAGAGTTGTATTACAGGCATCCATCAAAACAATTTGGCAAAAAAATCATTCTGCCTCCCAACCAAACAATTTCTTTTGATACATATTTTAACAGTTTCTCTATTCAAAAATGGAAAGAATATACAGTCATTCAAAATCTGAACTTAAACTTAAAAGTTTCAGGACAATGTAGAATATCTTTATATGAAGCAACTTTAATCAAGGACGAAGTACATACACGATTGCTTTTAAGCAAAGATAAAAATTCTAAAGAAAACGAAATTACGCTTTCTTTTCCAGATGTTCGAAATCTTCATGGAATCTGTTATTTTACAATAACCTCTGATGATGGTCATTGCGAAATAATAGATGGATTTTATGGAACAGAAATTGATTCAAAATCGATTAACAGAGTAAAAATTGGAATAGGAATTTGTACCTATAAAAGAGAGCAATTCATTTTAAAAAACCTAAAAGCCATTCAAGATGCAATATTTGACAATCCAGAATCAGAATTACACGACAACTTGGAGATAATAGTTTCTGACAATGGTGAAACGCTACAAAATTACAATTACACCCATCCAAAGGTCAAAATATTCCCCAACATAAACGCCGGAGGTTCCGGTGGATTCACGAGATGTATGATTGAGGCGATTAAAGCGCAAGAAAACCTCAATTTAACGCACTTTCTTTTGATGGATGACGATATAGTCCTTGATCCAGCCGTTTTGACTAGAACATACAAACTTCTTCAATTGTTAAAGAGTGAACACCAAGATAAATTACTTGGTGGTGCTATGCTAAAAATTGAAAAACCAAACGAACAACTTGAATATGGGGCGAGAAGATCGTCAAATCTTAACAAAAAATGGATTAATCAAAATAATTATAACTTCAACCTGTCTGATTTTTTTTATGTATTAAAAAACGATTTAACACACACCTTCCCACCAGAATATAATGCCTGGTGGTTCTGCTGCATTCCTTTTAAATTGGTCAAACCAAATAATTTACCATTACCTTTGTTCATTCATGGAGATGACATAGAATATGGCTGCAGAATAGGAAAAAAAATAATCCTTATAAACGGAATCGTTGTGTGGCATTCATTTCAAAACAAATACACTCCATCTATTGTCTATTACGACTCAAGAAATAGACTCATTACTTCTATAATTAGAGACCCATCAACAAGTACTACGACCTATCAATTATTAAAATTTATTTTAGCAAACTATATTTCCTTTGTATGTCGTTACATGTATAACGATTGGGATTTTTTTTCCTTCGCCATAAAGGATTTATGCAAAGGAGCAAAATTTTTTCAGGAAGCTGATCCTATTCAGTTGCATTTTTCTCTTATGAAATCTGCTGAAACAAAAAGGAAAACTTGTGAAGGATTGCCAAGGAGATTCCTTTCTGAGGAGAGGATCGAAAAGACGTACCCAAAAATGCAGGATTTTACAATTTCTCAAAAAATTTTACTAATGTGTTCAATTCTAAACGCATTTTCTCCTTTAGGAAAATGGGCGCCTATTTGCACAAACAATCTCTGTTTTCAATCGCTTCTAGGACATAATTTTATCGTTTGGAAAAATACCGAAAACGCAACCGAAGGAATTCGCCTAAAGAAATCCCCGATAAAGGCAATAAAGGCATTTGTTAATATGCTTGCACTGCAAATATTAATCATGCGAAAATGGAATAAAATAAAAAAGGAATATATTGCAGTAGCCCCCGAGCTCACTTCTATCGATTTTTGGGAACATTACTTGAAATTAAAGAAGGAATAA
- a CDS encoding acyltransferase family protein, with protein sequence MKKILKNWFNGLNQPLLLNQGHEPICSSMNEVGAAQHSNGGRDETFDVLKGIAIFLMILGHCEVYPLYPFIYSFHMPLFFFVAGYFLKIRPFRDELRLNIRRLIVPYIFSAVCISVIAICIDLSNYTWADGSFSQGFIIKLLLGYNGEVTPKWLNGNIGACRFILAMFFARCITVPLVSKIKSNRLLFFIFFLLGILGMYLERFFFVPYCIPQGISATGFIYAGFLVKKFRLLEMDRVKIIVPFLLLLWLYCWVQKETISMVHCRFPTGYVFSLFGALGAFFTLYVVVKNLYRKESLFWKIIHWGGRYSLVIYCIHCIEVNLSNWRGFAILHHIPLEHLPFFQIFMRIIIAAGFTLIVLKINPLKEHVFQIKDV encoded by the coding sequence ATGAAAAAAATTCTCAAGAACTGGTTTAATGGACTCAATCAACCACTCCTTCTGAATCAAGGACATGAGCCCATTTGCTCTTCAATGAACGAAGTGGGGGCGGCACAGCATTCAAACGGAGGAAGAGACGAAACTTTTGATGTTTTAAAGGGAATCGCCATTTTTTTAATGATATTAGGCCATTGCGAGGTTTATCCCTTATATCCGTTCATTTACTCCTTTCACATGCCACTTTTTTTCTTCGTTGCTGGATATTTTTTGAAAATCCGCCCATTCCGAGATGAACTACGTCTAAATATACGAAGACTTATTGTACCATATATTTTTTCGGCCGTTTGCATAAGCGTGATAGCAATTTGCATAGACTTATCTAATTACACATGGGCAGACGGTTCTTTTTCACAGGGTTTTATCATTAAACTCTTACTTGGATATAACGGAGAAGTCACTCCAAAGTGGCTAAACGGTAATATTGGCGCGTGCAGGTTCATTCTTGCCATGTTTTTTGCAAGATGTATTACAGTCCCCCTTGTCAGTAAAATAAAGTCTAATAGACTACTTTTCTTTATATTCTTTCTTTTGGGAATTTTAGGGATGTATCTTGAGAGATTCTTTTTCGTCCCTTATTGCATACCGCAGGGCATATCTGCTACAGGATTTATCTACGCCGGATTTCTTGTAAAAAAATTTAGATTACTTGAAATGGACAGAGTCAAAATAATCGTTCCATTCCTCCTCCTCCTTTGGTTGTATTGTTGGGTTCAAAAAGAAACCATTTCCATGGTGCATTGTCGTTTTCCAACTGGCTATGTGTTTAGTCTGTTTGGTGCTCTTGGTGCTTTCTTTACACTATATGTTGTTGTGAAAAATTTATATCGTAAGGAATCGCTTTTTTGGAAAATAATCCACTGGGGTGGACGCTACAGCTTAGTGATTTATTGCATCCATTGCATTGAGGTGAACCTTAGTAATTGGAGAGGGTTTGCCATACTACATCATATTCCTTTGGAACATCTTCCGTTCTTCCAAATTTTCATGAGAATAATTATAGCGGCGGGATTTACATTAATTGTATTGAAAATAAATCCCTTAAAAGAACATGTGTTCCAAATAAAAGACGTGTAA
- the glf gene encoding UDP-galactopyranose mutase gives MYCYLIIGAGLFGATFANLAKKAGKSVLVIDKRPHIAGNCYTENVEGINVHKYGAHIFHTSNKEVWDFVNSFVEFNRYTNSPIAKSKGRYYNLPFNMNTFNQMWGTATPEAAKAIIEEQKAEILKRLNGREPANLEEQALSLVGRDIFETLIKEYTEKQWGRKCRDLPSSIIKRLPVRYTFDNNYFNDLYQGIPCGGYTQLVARMLDGIKIHLNTDFFEHRSELEGVAEKIIYTGPIDEFFDYQFGTLDYRSLNFETEVLDKDNFQGNAVVNYIDEDVPYTRIIEHKHFEFGQQVKTVITREYPQAWTLGKERYYTINDEKNSALYAKYKALAEQQSKVIFGGRLAEYKYYDMDDVIERAMVVAKRELGI, from the coding sequence ATGTACTGCTATCTCATCATCGGCGCAGGTCTTTTCGGAGCAACTTTTGCTAATCTGGCCAAGAAGGCGGGCAAAAGCGTTCTCGTCATTGACAAACGCCCGCACATTGCAGGCAACTGCTACACTGAAAATGTTGAAGGAATCAATGTTCATAAGTATGGTGCGCACATTTTTCATACCTCCAATAAGGAAGTCTGGGATTTCGTCAATTCCTTCGTTGAATTCAACCGCTATACAAATTCGCCTATAGCCAAGTCAAAGGGGCGGTATTACAACTTGCCCTTCAATATGAATACGTTCAACCAAATGTGGGGTACGGCAACGCCTGAAGCGGCAAAGGCAATAATTGAAGAACAAAAAGCGGAAATTCTTAAGCGACTCAACGGACGAGAACCGGCAAACCTTGAAGAACAAGCACTAAGCCTTGTGGGTCGAGATATTTTTGAGACGCTAATCAAGGAGTACACTGAGAAACAGTGGGGGCGCAAATGCCGCGATCTTCCGTCGTCCATCATCAAACGCCTTCCCGTTCGCTATACATTTGACAACAACTACTTCAACGATTTATACCAAGGCATCCCTTGTGGTGGTTACACACAACTAGTGGCAAGGATGTTGGACGGAATCAAAATCCATTTGAATACAGATTTCTTTGAGCATCGCTCCGAACTGGAGGGTGTTGCAGAAAAAATCATCTACACGGGCCCCATTGATGAATTCTTTGATTACCAATTTGGGACTTTAGACTACCGCTCGCTAAATTTTGAAACAGAAGTTCTTGACAAAGACAATTTCCAGGGAAACGCAGTAGTGAACTATATTGACGAAGATGTTCCCTACACTAGAATTATTGAACACAAACACTTTGAGTTTGGTCAGCAAGTAAAGACTGTTATCACACGCGAATACCCCCAGGCCTGGACTCTAGGTAAGGAACGCTACTACACTATTAATGATGAAAAAAATTCCGCCCTATATGCTAAATACAAAGCATTGGCGGAACAGCAATCTAAGGTCATTTTTGGCGGAAGACTTGCCGAATACAAATACTACGACATGGATGACGTCATTGAACGGGCGATGGTCGTCGCAAAACGGGAATTGGGGATTTAA
- a CDS encoding glycosyltransferase family 2 protein — MSEKLLSVVIPTYNMEAYLRRCLDSVTRDDVPPSLELIVVNDGSTDNSLAIMQEYAKKRPDIVNIIDKPNGHYGSCVNVALKVATGKYFRILDADDWFDTDGLIKLLNEIENISTDIIVTPYKKIRKTKTIEYKPKQVLYNHVYSLLQESIWTNQDFELFVMHSMTFRTSVLRDVDLHLSEGICYTDNEFLIYPTQMAGSIIFLKSLLYNYDMTREGQSMDPAVQAKNSGHLAIIIRRFTEKIDKLGAFSRRFCSRVLISYYYRRLFACVDDKELKEMDRLVKISAPYLFKDVDAALLHAPSLWRRFGLHFVFYEKLKRLFNIDR, encoded by the coding sequence ATGTCAGAAAAACTTCTATCCGTAGTCATCCCCACTTACAATATGGAAGCTTACTTGCGTAGGTGCTTGGATTCCGTTACTCGCGACGACGTACCACCTAGCTTGGAGTTGATTGTTGTCAATGATGGAAGTACTGATAATTCCCTTGCCATTATGCAAGAATATGCGAAAAAACGCCCCGATATTGTAAACATCATTGACAAGCCTAATGGTCACTATGGATCATGCGTGAACGTTGCACTCAAGGTTGCGACGGGGAAATATTTCCGCATTTTGGATGCCGACGACTGGTTTGATACGGATGGATTGATAAAGCTATTAAACGAAATTGAAAATATTTCAACAGATATTATTGTCACACCATATAAAAAAATTCGTAAGACAAAGACTATAGAGTATAAACCCAAACAAGTATTATACAACCACGTGTATAGTCTTTTGCAAGAATCTATTTGGACGAATCAGGATTTTGAATTGTTTGTTATGCATTCTATGACCTTCAGGACATCTGTATTGCGAGATGTCGATCTTCATCTTTCTGAAGGAATCTGCTACACAGACAACGAATTTCTAATTTATCCCACCCAAATGGCTGGGTCTATCATTTTCTTAAAATCCTTACTCTACAACTACGACATGACAAGAGAAGGCCAGTCAATGGATCCTGCTGTTCAAGCGAAGAATAGCGGGCACCTCGCTATAATAATAAGACGTTTTACAGAAAAGATTGACAAACTTGGAGCATTTTCAAGGCGATTCTGTTCGCGAGTCCTGATTTCTTATTATTACAGACGCCTGTTTGCATGCGTTGATGATAAAGAATTAAAAGAAATGGACCGCTTGGTAAAAATAAGTGCTCCCTATTTGTTCAAAGATGTTGATGCCGCGTTATTGCATGCGCCTAGTCTTTGGCGAAGATTCGGTTTGCACTTCGTATTTTATGAGAAACTAAAAAGACTCTTCAATATAGATCGATAA
- a CDS encoding glycosyltransferase family 1 protein, which yields MSILVCQVLHGIVGGGSEQVVLNYCSRMRDIHFDLLYQYEPNPQILERFNEAGINCIQIPDKVHHPLKHLWTMFRIFRKGKYDVVHSHLDWFMNSYVCFLAMLAGIKKRIAHHHQAYTAQEPVEGPKTRLVSLPNHLVKNFLCFLFRIPCKLFATHWLACGEAAAINGWGKSAVKKGKVTMLPNAIDPERFKFSESARREIRAKYGIAEDDFVVGHVGRFYPQKNHDFLIDVFSEVHKQKPNAKLLLLGDGPLQEKIKQKVESLGLAEAVIFAGLQKEPAPFYSVMDVFAFPSLWEGLPLTLVEAQYAGLPCFVSEYITKEAGISPKTECLPLDLSLWVSRISPQKSERRFLQKLSSDYDIMKQLPILKAIYTS from the coding sequence ATGAGTATTCTCGTTTGTCAGGTGCTGCACGGGATTGTGGGCGGTGGTTCGGAACAGGTGGTTCTGAACTACTGTTCGCGCATGCGGGACATACATTTTGATTTGCTGTACCAGTACGAACCGAATCCGCAAATTTTGGAACGGTTCAATGAGGCCGGAATCAACTGCATCCAGATTCCCGACAAGGTGCATCATCCGCTAAAGCACTTATGGACGATGTTCAGAATCTTTAGAAAAGGCAAATACGATGTAGTCCATAGTCACCTGGATTGGTTCATGAACAGCTACGTGTGCTTTCTGGCGATGCTCGCCGGAATCAAAAAAAGAATAGCCCACCATCACCAAGCTTATACTGCTCAAGAACCCGTCGAAGGGCCGAAAACAAGGTTGGTGAGCCTGCCGAACCACCTTGTAAAGAATTTTCTTTGTTTTTTATTCCGCATCCCCTGCAAACTCTTTGCCACCCATTGGTTAGCCTGCGGCGAAGCTGCTGCCATCAATGGTTGGGGAAAAAGTGCCGTGAAAAAAGGCAAGGTGACGATGCTCCCTAACGCAATCGATCCAGAACGGTTCAAGTTTAGTGAATCTGCCCGCCGCGAAATCCGCGCAAAATATGGAATTGCCGAAGATGATTTTGTTGTGGGGCATGTGGGACGCTTTTATCCGCAAAAGAATCACGATTTTTTGATAGATGTATTTAGTGAGGTCCACAAACAGAAACCGAATGCCAAGTTGCTTTTACTCGGTGACGGACCTCTGCAAGAAAAGATTAAACAGAAAGTAGAATCTTTGGGGCTTGCTGAGGCTGTTATATTTGCTGGACTTCAGAAAGAGCCTGCTCCGTTCTATAGCGTTATGGATGTGTTTGCTTTTCCTTCGCTGTGGGAAGGGCTGCCTTTAACGCTTGTTGAAGCGCAATACGCTGGATTGCCATGTTTTGTGAGCGAATATATCACAAAGGAAGCTGGAATATCCCCAAAAACAGAATGTCTCCCACTTGATTTGTCTTTGTGGGTTTCAAGAATCAGTCCACAAAAAAGCGAAAGGCGTTTTTTACAAAAACTCAGTTCTGATTACGATATCATGAAGCAATTGCCTATTTTAAAAGCAATTTACACTTCGTAA